tggtctcacaagatgtagtttctctttacatatccttcttgaaaatggccttgaaaatatatgtgttgtcttgtctaatcataaaagatgcagacgaggcgtgttggctgagttcttaaagtttactctacAAAGTGCTCACTGCCGGCATGTCTAAAcgggctactgcgcatgcactactactgtggcatgctgggtaatggagttcttatgttacctagctcataacatcactatatatatatatatatatatatatatatatatatatatatatatatatatatatatatacatatagcatgGCAacgtaagctagctgaattctgattggataaaaactctttaacctaaaaacaacagcgctggaaggagcataatatgacacgaagagaatatgaatactttttgatatttagggaaagtaaataaaaaattacttttatctttaattatgatgatgatttctgattatgttaggccagcagagaaggccttgctggccctgacggcacaccactgcggaTCGCAATGGTGGCATGTTCATTTCTCGTTCGTCTGCTTTTCTTACGGTATCCGCCAACGTGTCGGAACGTGACACTTCTTTATTTACAAAACAACTTTATATAAGGTTTGTCGTTTTTAAAGCCAATGTTTTCTCTTCTGGTTTCGATAAAATAGTTTATTTACCTTTTAAAATGATGTCGGAGCGATATATACAGTATCTTCTGgaaggtctatatatatatacatacataggcgccgatctctgtgatgaggtggcgacttgtccagggtgtaccccgccttccgcccgaaatcagctgagataggctccagcacccccccgccaccccaaaagggacaagcggtaggaaatggatggatgggtaggcgccaatctacatttatgccagtgggtgctcggtgtgtgtgtattaaaaaataaataaacgttcagcgaagttaatatcccatatgatttgtggctttattattttgtaaaacggaccaaattcgccacaaaattaactacaacaagaatgatttttctaaaattattttaaagattgaaagttgctatccatcccacgtgggtgctggggccccgaagcacccacgggatcggcgcttacgtatatatatatatatatatatatatatatatatatatatatatatatatatatatatatatatatatataaatatattcatatatatatatatatatatatatatatatgaatatatatatgtatgtgtgggaaaaaaaatcacaagactatttcatctctacaggcctgtttcatgaggggggttccctcaatcatctcctgatgattgagggaacccccctcatgaaacaggcctgtagagatgaaatagtcttgtgatttttttccccacacatacatatattgcgctctactacggtatcgagcactattttttggataaccttattaagacatatgaatatatatatatatatatatatatgaatacatatatatatatatatatgtatatatatatatatatatattcatatatatatatatatatatatatatatatatatatatatatatatatatatatatatatagtatgtgtgggaaaaaaaatcacgagggggttccctcaatcatcaggagatttatatatatatatatatatatatatatatatacatatatatatatacataaataataaatgggttgtacttgtatagcgcttttctaccttcaaggtactcaaagcgctttgatactacttccacatttacccattcacacacacattcacacactgatggagggagctgccatgcaaggcgctaaccagtacccatcaggagcaagggtgaagtgtcttgctcaggacacaacggacatgacgaggttggtactaggtggggattgaaccagggaccctcgggtcgcgcacggccatttttccaccgcgccacgccgtcccttatatatatatatatatatatatatatatatatatatatatatatatatatatatatatatatatatatatatatatatatatatatatatatatatatatatatatatatatatatatatatatacgttaggtcaggaaaaaatacagaggttatatcatcatattgtatCAGCAtccatatcatccctacaagcctgcaaaacaggcttgtagggatgatatggaTGATGATTTGAGACCCTCGTCAGGGGATGATGATATGATATGATGatgatatttattttataaaatcagggaaacctgcaaaacaggcttgtagggatgatatcgcctctgtgtttttccagacctaactaacgtatattccgctctaccccggtattgagcactgtataacggctaaaccacagaaacctcgactatatatatatatatatgtacatacatatatatatatatatatatatatatatatatatatatatatatatatatatatatatatatatatatatatatatatatatatatatataaatatatatatatatatatatatatatatatatatatatatatatatatatatatatatatatatatatacatataatcttAGGACTATAAAAAGAATCTTAGGACTATAAATCGATCTATCGattaatcgttacacccctaatatgtatgttcagtactgtatgtatgaatgttTGTATGTACAGTACGTTTACCGTGTATgttgatgtatgtatgtacagtatatatgaatgCGTCAAACTTACTGGATCACTGAAAAGCCTGATGGAAGCGTGGCAGCGTGGTTGTTTTGGAGGATTGTGGGAGCAGGAGCAAAGGTGTGTTGTCTTGGTGGAGCGTGTGCTGCTCTGCACTGCCCCCTGTTTGAATGTACGGAGGTCCGTTTAGCGGCAGAAAATTGAAAAACTGGGAGAAGTCCATCAGCGACGAGGGCGAGGCCATCGAGTCACACGTCGGCGTTGATGTCGGAATCCTGGACAATTCCTGCCTCGCTTCGTCCATCATGGCGGCGTGAGAATCCATCTCCAGTTTGCAGGTAGAAAGTTGATATTGGCTTGCGGACGACGACGAAGGCGTGCTGCTTTGTAGCGCCATTAGGTAGCTCTCCAGTTCTCCCTTTTGGTTCTGCTCCCGTCCCTGTGAGGAGACAGCGTATGAGGTCATGTTGGAGCCTAATGGGTATTTATTTAACGCGGCGTTCGGGAGGGGCTCTGAGTCCAGGAAGGCGGTGGTGTAAATGTGCTGATGCGGCATTGTCGTCAACATGTCTGGTAGCTCAGCCATGGACTCAAAGACCGGAGGCTGCACCAAATCAGCTGGCTCACTTTTCACTCGCAACAGTTCTTGAGCGTGACTCTTCTTCACATGCCGGGTCAGGTGGTCCTTCCTGCCAAAGCGCTGCGCGCAGTATTGACACAGGAAGTCCTTGCGTCCCGTGTGGACCACCATGTGGCGCCGTACGTCTTTACGGGTGTAAAATTGCCGCTCGCAGTGATCGCAGTGGTGCTTTTTCTCCTTCGTGGCACCGGCGGACTTGCCGGCGTGGGTTCGGAGGTGTTCCAGGAGCACCGCGGTACTGGGGAACGTCTGCAGACACACCTGGCAGGTGAGGTCCCCGCTGTTGGCGGCGTGGAGGGCGAGGTGGCGTTTGAAGCCCAGCTTGGTGTTGTAGTTCTTACCGCACTCCTCACATGCAAATGCTTCTTTGTACGGGTCGTGGGTGTGAAGGTGATTCTTTAAGTGATCCTTGCGGTGAAACATTTTTTCACAGTACGAACACTTGTGGCTTTTTTCTGGCGAGTGAGTTGCCATGTGCCTTGGGAAATAAGACACATTCTATGATTgggatatgtttttgttttttacggcAAGTCAAAAAaacacatggtaacactttagtatggggaacatattctaagtaacaaagacttaatttagagttatttggacactaggggaacatattctaagtatcctaaccctaaccttattgagggaagactcttaggccatgtctacactaagtcatttaaccccttaaacaaataattatttagcctaagcgtcgtttcagccacactaaaccagcgtttaaggttcccctcctcggacaaatttttacaactgtaagtcagccgtgtaattcttgaatctccagctcttagctttgtatggactcattaatcgtttacaaagtgagttcgaagAGGAAGAgacaccagaaagaccgcgccccacacagaaagtgacatcagaaagaacgcgccataaccagcttcataataaagctcggagctaaccacttgaaatatgaaggtgagtcatccagacatgcctgtgtttctccttcttctacatgtacagacgcttgtggaaatcacacattaaTACCTTAAcagaaagtgattgcagctatttgggatacaacacttctcagacggcaagagaactttccaatgtccgggtcagctgtgatgctacttagcaaaaaactttgtccatttgttgaaggagagacaacgagaatgcgagctcccgtgaatgtgataaaaaagttagcgtgtgcgttgtattacctggccgtcgagggaagactacggaaaacagcgaatgcttttggactgg
The DNA window shown above is from Nerophis lumbriciformis linkage group LG38, RoL_Nlum_v2.1, whole genome shotgun sequence and carries:
- the LOC133578348 gene encoding zinc finger protein PLAG1-like; translated protein: MAAGTQVHLDQVLDTAKLAAPMGRRRRAEGKPKKNFPCEDCEKAFNSVEKLKVHSYSHTGERPYFCSQPGCTKAFVSKYKLLRHMATHSPEKSHKCSYCEKMFHRKDHLKNHLHTHDPYKEAFACEECGKNYNTKLGFKRHLALHAANSGDLTCQVCLQTFPSTAVLLEHLRTHAGKSAGATKEKKHHCDHCERQFYTRKDVRRHMVVHTGRKDFLCQYCAQRFGRKDHLTRHVKKSHAQELLRVKSEPADLVQPPVFESMAELPDMLTTMPHQHIYTTAFLDSEPLPNAALNKYPLGSNMTSYAVSSQGREQNQKGELESYLMALQSSTPSSSSASQYQLSTCKLEMDSHAAMMDEARQELSRIPTSTPTCDSMASPSSLMDFSQFFNFLPLNGPPYIQTGGSAEQHTLHQDNTPLLLLPQSSKTTTLPRFHQAFQ